The DNA window TATTGTAACCATCTCTAGTTGTCTGAGCACAGATGAACGTTGAATAAAGAACGAAAATTCTAATATAAAGAGAGACATGCTCTTGTGTAGCACAATATGATGCAGGTTCATCAATACATCAATGTGTTAAGCACCTTTAATAATCTTACCTATAAGTTGTGCCAATTGAATTTAGCCTTTAGTAGCCTAAAATACATAACTAAGTGATTAAgttcaaataattaattttttttttaagttaaataaattatcaagaccactttttaaaaataaaacacattctaatgataaaaatttatttcaaataaaaatttagaattttttttttcatgttcAAATATTCCATTTCCACAAAATCAACTAAAGAAAAATATTAAGAGAGAATCAATCTCTACACTATACTCCCTCCGACcataattataaacaaatattttcaacttaggataattgaataattaatgtctTTAGTCTTTCATGTAGATcaatacattcattactcaaacctaaaaaaaacaatatttgtttataataataAGGATTAAAATTGACAAAACTAATTTAAAACTGTAGcattttatgaagaaaaaaaagagaatatttgggCATGGTTTTTTAAACCTAAACTTGCTTTACTTCATCAAAAAGAAAAACTCTCCCCTGACCATAATGCAAAAAACAGAACACAGTCCCCCACTACGCCCTGACAGAAATTGAATCACGTCGCCGCCGCCACCGCCACCGCCACCGCCGTCTCTCATTTCTTCCAATCCGATTCTTCCATTTTCAATTAAAGGTAATCTTCATTTTCAATCTTCTCTTCAGAGCTTTCGATTTCAATTTCACTGTATTTTTATTAGACCATTAGAGAGGACTCGGTTGTACTCATACGAGATTACAACGAATAGTGTGTTTCGTGTTTAGCATTAAATGGAAATAACTCGTAACAACGCACAACAGTAGCATACAAAAACCATAAAGCCCTATGATATAGGCAGTGGCATACTATAGATGGTGGAGCTTAGCATTTGCTTTAGACAGTGCCATACTGTTAGCTTTAGCATGGCTATGTGTTGTGTTTCATACTATGGTTGTTTAGTGGCCTTTTGGTCCCTGTGTCGTTTTTATGATaccatttttatttcaatttgttTGCTTTCGGGTTTGATTTGCTAGGTCAGAACTTTGacattatttattaatgtttgatTTACAATGAATATAGAGAGAGTGTCGTAACATTAGAAATGACAATATTAAAGAGTGTTGGTGTAGCACCTATAACAGAAAAGATGGTGAAAGATAGACTTTGGTAGTTTGAACTTTGGACACGCAGAGAGAAGACATGTAGATTATATGATAAAGAGAATAAGAGTCAAACAGCTAGAGTTAGAGAAAGAGTTAGAAAATTtttaagagaagttattaagaaaaataGTATGATTAACAATTTGGATAAAAGCATGGTCCATAATAGAATATTATGGCGGAAGTTAATCCATATAGCCGACTCTACTTAGTGGGATAAGACATGGTTGGTTGTTGTTGTATATCAACATTCAGAACTTATTCCCATACAACCATTATAACTAGAATTAGTCTGTGACTTAGTCAAGACACGTGTATTGAATTTGGCCTTGGATGAGTTAAATTACTAATAGCCATACttaattttatattgaaaaaatgAACCCTGCAAGTATTtaaaattgattacaatcagaccATTTATTTTCTTTATGCATCTAGATATTGATTTCTTACCTCTCTGACCTCAATTTTTTAAATAGGAATGGCGGTTAAAAGTGGAATGACTCCGGCGACATACTCTCCATCTCCAACAACTGGTAAAAAGAAATCACCACTTTTCAAGGAAGATTGGATCCGCCCCGATGGCCGTGGCTTCCACCAGTGTAGACCTGCCTTTTTCAGGAATGGTGCTGTGAATGCTGCATCAGGATCAGCATATGCTGAGTTTGGAAATACCAAGGTCATTGTGTCTGTATTCGGGCCAAGAGAGAGCAAAAAAGCAATGTTGTACAGTGATACAGGGCGTCTGAATTGCAATGTCAGCTATACAACATTTGCGACTCCGGTTCGCGGACAGGGTTCAGACCATAAAGAGTACAGTTCAATGCTTCATAAAGCTTTGGAGGGTGCAATAATATTGGAAAGTTTCCCCAAGACCACTGTGGATGTTTTTGCATTGGTACTGGAATCTAGTGGCAGCGATCTTCCAGTTATCATATCAGTTGCTAGTCTTGCCCTGGCAGATGCTGGAATACTGATGTATGACCTTGTTGCCGCAGTTTCTGTGTCATGTATCGGTAAGAGCCTTATCATTGATCCTATTTCGGAGGAGGAAAACTGCCAAGACGGAAGCTTAATGATTACTTGCATGCCTTCTCGCTATGAAATCACCCAACTGGCGGTTACCGGGGATTGGTCTGCCCTGAAAATTAACGAGGGCATGCAGCTGTGCTTGGATGCTTGTGCAAAGCTTGGAAAGATTATGAGGTCATGTTTGAAAGAATCTGCTTCTGATGCACAGGATGAGAGCTCTTAGCAACACAGCATATCACAAGAtgtgcttttaaatttttttcgtttttctcttCTACTTCAACATTGGTACAGAATTTTTTGTTGGGAGGTTGAGACAAAAGGCTTTTATGTCCTGAAAATTTTGGCTTATGAGTTTGTCAAAGATAATGTAAAAACTAATTATTCTTATAGCAGCAGAGTTTACAAATGCTAACTCAATGCACAACTCACTAATGACATTTTCTTAAGCAAAAGATTTAGGATAGACTTGTAtctacataaaaaataaaaacttatatCATTCCATAAATCTGTTTGAATTTTTTCCATTGATCCTTTTGGGACAAATGAAGTAAATAGTAACTTTAAACATGGCCAACTAAAAAAAGTTTACAATTCCTATCATACATTTGTAGTATTATTATATTATGTGTTGAGAATTTTCTTCATATTCGCAATCACTAAATTCAACTTGTCCTAGTAGGAGGTCTGTCCCAGAACAACCACTAAGCAAAGAGGATACCTTAAGAGGAACTAATTTATTCAAATGAAATCTTTGAGAGGGGAAAAATTATCAACTCTTACAAAGAAAATGATAAGCACTTTTGATTAAGTAAGTCTCTAtgtttgaaatttattaaaaatcacgGTAGAAAATCATGGTAGGTAAAAGCTACTAATAGTAGCTTCGGAAAATCACGGTGGGAGGGCTCCAAACGTGCGGTGACGGCAATGGACCGTGTTTTCAAACATACCCTAAGccttatctttgttgagcaacTAAGTTAGACAAAAAAGTACTGCATTAGATTACTAATTACTTTTTCCAAGAGAACAATTGATGTCTTCAATTCCACCCACATTCACCAACACTCCACTCTAATCGACTAAACATCTTAGCCACCAACAAATTTTTATTGAGGGCTACGCTAAAAGGCCGGTTGAATCTTTCAGAAAATAAgccatcattccaaaacaaagccatcattccaaaacaaagtATTCTATCCACTACCAACCACTCTCCCAAGGTGATCCTAACCAATTTTATTTGCTAGTTCCAAAGCCATCATTGACTAAGTTTAATTTTTTTCACCATCTAGAAAGCATCCCTTCTCATCAATGTTTTAGACCCGTGATGCGAATCTGTAATctagtactccctccgtctcataataagtgtctcatttacaCATTTTCTTTGTCTcaaaataaatttctttttagaataccaatgcaacatttattatttttttccactactatatccctatatattaactttcacatttttcaataactccactacctataataaataagggtactttagtaaatgatattaactttttcattaaaattaacacatctaatcattttcttaaaaaccgcgcaaaactcaaataagacacttattataagacggagggagtatcaCATTTTGTTTTGACCGATTTTAAGCTTTCAATGTTTTTTTTCTACAAGAGAGAAATTAACTTCCTTAATCCACCTAACTCACATTTTCCCTTCACACCTATCTAATCAGATTGTGTCCCAATATACCCAATATATATTAGTTGTGTCTAAAcacatttaattttatcttaattGGTTTCTTATGTTAAAACCACGTGATGAAGCGTTCTCATTACAATGCAAAGAGATATCATTGTTGTGAAATGAATCATTATTGTGAAAAAGGATCTTGATTCAGATGATTCAGTTACttgtaaatatatataaaatcgaTGTCATGAAATCAATTTAATTGAatcctaaaaaataataaaacaaaaaaaataaaacaataaatttttCATAACACCAATTTGATGCTAAAAACTTTGATTTATTTATATTCCAAAAAACTATCAATGGTTATCTATCCTAAAGTTCAAATTAatctatatattatatataaataaataataatatatgttGAACGTAATGAACTTTAAAAATAACCTAAACATTTTCTACTAATTATTGACaatatcaaaatataaaatattatgagCTCTAAATATTACTATATAATATAAGTACAATGTATATtctaaatttatatattaataatttaaataatatatgtataatatacactgtaaatttttttttatagacaAGATATCAATATACGAAATATTGAGTTCATGAATGAGCATAACAATAATCAATTTgcaatatttttttcttctataaaacattataattttttaaaaatatatttagattttctaattttaattaaatattaattatacttTTTGACAATTTTACATGTTCTTTTAACGGTCTTTTTCATAAAATTGTTCTTTGTAAAACGctctattaaaatttaaatttgatgTAATGATAATTTAAGAATCAAATCGGTAGAAACAGTGTCATTCTCATGTAGATTTGCAAAATGAAAATCTTATCATGAAAATCCTAACATTATTGATCATTTTCTTCAAGATTTGATTGAATCCAACTGGCAGAAAGAAAGTTGAAGGTTGGTTGAATATTAGACTATCTACATTAGAAAAGAACCAAGCTATGAATGGTCCTTCTCCAACTAAGAGAGAGCACATAGTTTCCAAGTGAAAAATATCACTCCTGGACCACTTTGAAAAGACATGTGCACTTCTACCAAATGCAACAATGTCATAATATTgaacaaatttttaaaattgaacGGATGTTAAATTATTCTATTTTATATCAAGGAAATTTTTATCTTCAAGAAATATgagttattttatattaattgttaAGACAATGCAAGCCACAATTTGTAACCCAATCATGGTATACTGAGTCAACCATATATAACACTAGAAACTactaaactttatttattttttctctatttttttaattgtcttctacttgtttgtttgtttggatGCTAGCTAACAACTAAGCATAAATAATAACAACGGCTATATTTTTTTTgtaggtttaaaatctctttaAAATTTAATGTATGTTTTAACACCATATCTataacattaggatttaggaacaagtatttaaattaaaatattaaagagATTGATCTTCTATAACAATCTCTTTAAAATTGATCTTCTATCAtaacaattattttaaattttttataaattggtatttaaaaaataatatttttaaataacataACAATGAAATGAGACTTAGAGCTCAGTTTTTACGTTTTaagataaaaatgaattttatgttGTAGATAGAAAAGttgattatatattaaatatcaattatatcttttatttaagAGCACTTTTTTTTATCCAAAAGCAAAAACATCATAAATCAAAAGAGAGTAAAAATATACATGGGGACCAAGCCAAGACCACTCAATCACAAAGCCTAAGTTTAGGAGTACATTTTTGTCTAACAAGTAATATCTAATGATATCGTGATGAACATGGTTGAACCAAGAGATAGTTTTAGATTTTAAACCAATGCAAGTCAAAGAATCTGCACAAAAATTGGTTTCTCTAAAGTTGTGGGTGATCCTGAAATCAATGTGTTACGTGTAGTCCCAACATAACAGACAACGAAGCAAAACTTCCAAGGCACCAAAGCATGATTTTTGAAAGCATTAACCACATAACTACAATCAGTTTCCAACTAAAGCTGAGTGAATTGCTTCTTTTTTGCCATTTCTAAAGCCATGATCGCGGCTATAAACTCAACCGATtctggagttttttttttttggaagaataagaaattatatatataattccaAAAAACAGTTATGTACAAAAGCGGCCCATAGGGCCCAGCTCAACACAAAAAAACCTATACAACTCAAAGAAGGAATGGAACAATTTTCCCTCTAAGACTTGTTTTATTCCAAACTCTTTGCACTATTCTATCAATAATATCTCTTGCTATATTCCTATGTGTTCCACTATCTTTATCCTCATTCTTAAAAATCAAGCTATTTCTATACAACCAGCAAGCATGGATTGTCTCAGCAAAGGCAGTCTTCAAAAGAACAGACTTCCAGCTTTTGCTCTTGCATCTGTTCACCATCCACTGCAGTTCACACTCCCACATGCTAGGGACATGATCTTCATGAAGCCACCTCAAGATCTCTTGCCAAATGCTCCTGGGTTTAGTGCACATAAAGAAAAGGTGGTTCAAATCTTCACTTTCAGCACACATGACACATCTATCATTATCCAACATACCAAACTTCCTGAGTCTACTTTTTGTCGCAAGGCGGTCGAGGCATGCCATCCATAAGGTAAAACCTGCCCTAGGTCTTGCTTCATTATTGTAGAACAATTTTTTCCACGACACATCTTGTCTGTTATTGAGAAGCTTCTTATAAATTTTCCTCTTGCAAAAACTGTTCTCAGTCAGCATCTTATTCCATTCAGGCATAGTACTAACCACATTTCTAGAATAGTTCACTTGTCTGGAGTTTTGCTCCCTAAGAAACTAAAGCTTAAAATATGATTAGCATAGTGATCACGAAAAAATGCCCCCGCATGAAGCAACCCTAGGATTCCCAACAGGAACGCTATCTATATTGCATTTTATTCATTCCAAAATTGGAGGACACCAAAGCACCTCTATAGTTTTTAAAGTTTTGCTAGGATTTAAAGTGATGCCAAACCTTTTGAGCAAGGAGAAGTTGGAAATAGAGGAGTTTGAGACACGCTGCGAATTGTTTCCAACTATTTTTGCCTGAGCCAAGACCATGACTACACGAGAATTCCAAATAGTTTTTTTATCTTCAAACTTATTCTTGTTACTAGTAGGAGTGTTCACGATTCGGTTTGGATCGGTTTTAAGGTAAAAACTCATCCGatcaaaaaataaatttacttgcggtttggtttggttttggatgatatgttaaaaaaaatcaatttgatcCGATCCAATTTAATGCGGTTTAATTTGGATCGATTTTTGGTTatccaaattataaattatacttttattaatattataaaaatactaataaatcataaatttgatataatatatatcatataatatattaaaaattaatattataaaatgaaaatgatcgattatagttgaaataaatgaaataataaaaataaatagattaaactaaactaatagataagataaaaaaattaattatcatataataataaatttatgtaacatatcattctaataaaaaataaataagtacaaTATACATATACATGCGGTACGGTTTGGTTTGGatcgattttgaaaaattaattcgAAATCCGATCCGAACCGTGTGGTTCTCACAAAATGGCATTTAAACACATCCAATAAACTTCGGTTTTTTgcgatttttaattttttttaaatcgatttactgtttttatttttatttatattggtTTGGATTTGAACACCCCCAATTCCTAACATTCCAAATTTGATAGAATATACCAATGCTATCACTTGTATAAAATGATAAGTGATttgtttcttttaataaaaattcttGAGTTCGAAAGATTATTTTCTACGAGTATACGTATGGTGAATATACCGCATATATTCAAATTTGATAAAATATGTAAACAAATGTTATTTTGAGAGAGAGACAAAAATGAAGAGCaaaactatattattattattagatatgTATCACAAAGATGACAACATTAATATATAAGcctaaatgtaataaaattatattattatcagATATGTATTACAAAGATGACAACATTAATATATAAGCCTAAATGTAAATGTTTTGGAGAGAAACTCTCTAACAAATCAGATCTAGTTTGTTAGCTAAGAATTTAGATTTGTAGTCtagattatattttttatttagtgcATGTTTGTTAGCTAAGAATTTAGatctagtttttttatttatttattctttaaggTTGCTCTATACTACCTTTTGGTTGTATATTTTTACTGGGTTTTGGTTTTTGTCCCCTCTGATCTTTTGtactctgttttttttttttactctatTTGCAATTATCTAAAAAATTACATATTTaagataaaatacaaaaatatagattaaaataaaacaGTCTTTCAAAGACCAGGATAATAATTTAAACTCAACTAACCAATACAACAAGGGAGAGGCATCAAAACTATCTTAAACTATGAAGATAAACAATGCCACAAGAAATTATGATGTCTCTCAGcacaatatcaacaacaaaaTGTACATGATTTTTCCATGTCATGGAACAATCCTGTAAAGTGATAATTGTACACAAACTCCACAAAAGATATATTTCTTTCAAACTTTGAGTCTCAACACCATTGAccacaaaaataataattagaagTCAACTTGCCAATGCCATGTGCCATGGCTTTAAATTACATCCATGAAACAATTACATGACGGCGCAACGGCTCTTTTCTTCAGCTGGCTGTGAGTTTGCTTGCACCCTTTGTGACTCAGATGGGTTGTACGAAAATTCTGAAGTATCAAGCCCATACTGAATGAACAAGGAGCAGTATTGGTGTCAGACagtaaaaaattataaatcacATATATGGCATAATCAACTATGTGAATAACAAAACAATAACAATGTGCTATTTATTTCTCCAATCAGGCATAACATAATGATCAGAGATGTTGAAAAACAGGAAGACTGACTGAATAATACATCTACATTATCAGACACTCACACAACTAAAGAACTATCAATGCAATTCTCCTTAGGTACTATGTATGCATACTTGTTAAGACAGACATATGAAAATCTGCGGAAAAGAATATTAGACAAAGTAAactgaaaatataatatttaaagatTGCACCTTCTCCCTCATCCGTGAACTCCAAGCATCATTTCTGTTAGGGCGCTGGTCAACTGCCCCAGTAACTGGTACCCCTGCTGCTGGACCTGCTTGTCTATTGAGCAATGGCTGCCGGGCTTGCTGCCTTGGATTGATGAGCTCATCATCACTATCATAATCTGCTGGCTTATTTACAGCCCTAACAATAAGGGCTAACAAGAAAAGAACAGCCTGCAATTTGATACGCATTACTTAGACGATATATGATAAGAACTCACTAGACTTTATGTTTGACAAACATAAAAATGAGCATGTTACATTGCATACATGTTTAAAGCCTTCTTTACATTAGGTCGAGAGTATATCCCTCTACTATTGGTGGTGGGTGATTAGGGTGGGAGGGAGAAAAATAGGTCCACGGGTATATCCTCATGACTCTATTTCTAATCAATAAAGAAATATGAAAAGTTGGCCACTAGGGAAGAATGTAAGCCTAGTAGATCCAGGGTAGGGACTGAAATTCTATCATTGCTTTCAAGCTAATAATTttactcaaattttattttatagtacTACAGGAAAAATCAAAATCGTAAATATTAtcatgaataaaacaaattatctgaagaaaacaaattaaaatctaattaggCCTACACATACCAGACCCTTCCCACCTATTAATCAAAATGAAATTTTCACCCAAAAAATTAGAACCTTCTTCACCACAATCTGATAACTCAATTTGCAGATTCACCATTACAATGTATGTGAGCCATGTAGTCAAGACAATGACTTAGCTGTAAAATTGGTATGGCGTTAGTGTGGCTTCCCTTATTCTCTGAAAGGCATCTTTGATTCCTTAATCATAACATACATAGTCTATTTGTCTCTCTCACTCCCTTCTAAGCTCTATAACTATTCACCGGAGCCTTAAGATTGAACATAAATGGCACCGAGGTATTGCACCAGTGAGAAAAAACACCAAAAACAAAGCTATTTCACAATAGTAAGGGGTGTTAGAGACTAGGATATTTTGGGAACACCACAAAAATAGGGCCTATTTGGAGACTTTCTTCACATCAGAGATTGGAAAGAGCTACTTTTTGGTCTCTTCTCACTCTCTTGTACTTCTCGGGTGAACCAAACAGAAGAGATCTGTCTCTCTCCCGTACTTCTCTCTTTTGCATTTCTTGTTGCAATTTCATCTATATACCAAACGCACTGATAATGTTGTACAATTGAATTTGGTCATTGTAGTAAAGACTTGGATAAAAGGTGGGAGTT is part of the Vicia villosa cultivar HV-30 ecotype Madison, WI linkage group LG2, Vvil1.0, whole genome shotgun sequence genome and encodes:
- the LOC131646971 gene encoding exosome complex component RRP41-like yields the protein MAVKSGMTPATYSPSPTTGKKKSPLFKEDWIRPDGRGFHQCRPAFFRNGAVNAASGSAYAEFGNTKVIVSVFGPRESKKAMLYSDTGRLNCNVSYTTFATPVRGQGSDHKEYSSMLHKALEGAIILESFPKTTVDVFALVLESSGSDLPVIISVASLALADAGILMYDLVAAVSVSCIGKSLIIDPISEEENCQDGSLMITCMPSRYEITQLAVTGDWSALKINEGMQLCLDACAKLGKIMRSCLKESASDAQDESS
- the LOC131650232 gene encoding uncharacterized protein LOC131650232, translated to MPEWNKMLTENSFCKRKIYKKLLNNRQDVSWKKLFYNNEARPRAGFTLWMACLDRLATKSRLRKFGMLDNDRCVMCAESEDLNHLFFMCTKPRSIWQEILRWLHEDHVPSMWECELQWMVNRCKSKSWKSVLLKTAFAETIHACWLYRNSLIFKNEDKDSGTHRNIARDIIDRIVQRVWNKTSLRGKIVPFLL